A single genomic interval of Amycolatopsis albispora harbors:
- a CDS encoding ferritin-like domain-containing protein, which produces MSEFTGWVEHFEAEAERRRELGDPQWTKGAELPAAVIRSVQRFQVGEAGDGANLIAKAEAAGDAAYSTAVRMFVDEERNHARLLEHLLTAANAKTIGGHWTDAVFVRLRRALGLRLELMVLMIAEVVALRYYRALRDGTPDALTTEVAGRILADEERHVPFHLRRLAAAFAPLSRPARLLVHGVWRVLLFGAVVTVSYDHGPALRALGLTRRQFVADVLRIWGRTSELPDPVTSGPAV; this is translated from the coding sequence TTGAGCGAATTCACCGGGTGGGTCGAGCACTTCGAGGCGGAAGCCGAGCGGCGGCGGGAGCTGGGTGATCCACAGTGGACAAAGGGGGCCGAGTTGCCGGCGGCGGTGATCCGCAGTGTGCAGCGGTTCCAGGTCGGCGAGGCGGGTGACGGCGCCAACCTGATCGCGAAGGCCGAAGCCGCCGGGGACGCGGCGTATTCGACGGCGGTGCGGATGTTCGTCGACGAGGAGCGCAACCACGCGCGCCTTCTCGAACACCTGCTCACCGCCGCGAACGCGAAGACCATCGGCGGCCACTGGACCGACGCCGTGTTCGTGCGGCTCCGCCGTGCGCTCGGGCTGCGCCTGGAACTGATGGTGCTGATGATCGCCGAGGTCGTCGCGCTGCGTTACTACCGCGCGCTGCGCGACGGCACGCCGGACGCGCTGACCACCGAGGTCGCCGGGCGCATCCTCGCCGACGAGGAGCGGCACGTCCCGTTCCACCTGCGGCGCCTCGCGGCCGCGTTCGCGCCGCTGTCACGGCCGGCGCGGCTGCTGGTGCACGGCGTGTGGCGGGTGCTGCTGTTCGGCGCGGTGGTCACGGTGTCCTACGACCACGGCCCGGCCCTGCGAGCACTCGGCCTGACGCGACGCCAGTTCGTCGCCGACGTGCTCCGGATCTGGGGAAGGACGTCGGAACTGCCGGACCCTGTCACATCGGGGCCCGCTGTGTAG
- the nrdR gene encoding transcriptional regulator NrdR, which translates to MRCPFCRHADSRVVDSREVDEGQAIRRRRSCSECGRRFTTSETMVLAVVKRSGVTEQFSRDKVVRGVRRACQGRPVDDDDLQQLAQRVEESIRSAGLAEIPSHEVGLAILGPLRDLDEVAYLRFASVYRSFSSVEDFEKEIADLRQAIAGSEESANDE; encoded by the coding sequence ATGCGGTGCCCGTTCTGCCGTCACGCCGACTCCCGCGTCGTCGACTCGCGCGAGGTGGACGAGGGGCAGGCGATCCGCCGCCGCCGGTCGTGCTCGGAGTGCGGCCGACGGTTCACCACCTCCGAGACGATGGTGCTCGCCGTGGTGAAGCGGTCCGGGGTCACCGAGCAGTTCAGCCGGGACAAGGTGGTGCGGGGGGTGCGCCGCGCCTGCCAGGGCCGCCCCGTCGATGACGACGATCTCCAGCAGCTGGCGCAGCGGGTCGAGGAATCGATCCGGTCCGCCGGGCTCGCCGAGATCCCGAGTCACGAGGTCGGTCTCGCCATCCTCGGCCCGCTCCGCGACCTCGACGAGGTCGCTTACCTGCGCTTCGCCAGCGTCTACCGCTCGTTCTCCTCGGTCGAGGACTTCGAGAAGGAGATCGCGGACCTTCGCCAGGCCATAGCCGGTAGCGAAGAGAGCGCGAACGACGAGTAA
- a CDS encoding Shedu anti-phage system protein SduA domain-containing protein, translating to MTLTMADVRLGPLAGTELTLWCTKSGRLWHGDDTCPGMKQRARHVVQKQPRKGSLADLVSPGRVHCVPQGPLADHFAAGEALVDFDARTDTLVQLLGEGTVDLTAFDLATIRQKHPKVVRAPLVKVWKQCRERRESFLAELAEMLTERLPVMVAAAWLRTNDRSEQDTKHRKYARFVEIAVREFQPIEQLEEWDIRYLAGIHVLPRFLDLVWEGENPTSAARKVAAQQAKWARRAVDTLSDSDKADERWSTLPDRVHEVWTTTALLWIGLLDGICAANHGETFALFHEDQLPVPTYAFHRLFPCARIRTTTFTWLAGAIPAIFRLCLKERTRGLNGIEVDPEDSFVYDHKRPALFLKNLFTLHGFPELARCVENVAADPPRHPPFDASKIDDYFRGFGYGLNDYGLAPADCRYAAQLAQGDRRIRKGWLAGIHDEPNEPTISVGGLPIEVVRLLEKGNAAQLLSAIQLHVRRDQLATVRAAVRRPGALEREIQAALSDAWWMFGGEFVGEAARRRLVATAELDIPLLQPDGVLHVVELKRADVPVVRNHRNGLIVGAVVHEAVGQTMNYLTLLDEQRTSLQIEFGIDTRRASATVVVGHPGFQQNLSAAEIHETLRIFNSHLSRVEVITYQQLLDRAERVLDLVGKPDGVPAAEAGTPSGSVTQLQPEVAPQPSQA from the coding sequence GTGACCTTGACGATGGCGGACGTTCGGCTCGGTCCGCTGGCCGGTACCGAACTGACGCTCTGGTGCACCAAGTCCGGACGGCTTTGGCACGGCGACGACACCTGCCCGGGAATGAAGCAGCGAGCACGGCACGTCGTGCAGAAGCAGCCCCGTAAGGGCTCGTTGGCGGACCTGGTTTCACCCGGGCGGGTGCACTGCGTTCCGCAAGGTCCGCTTGCCGACCACTTCGCCGCGGGAGAGGCGCTCGTCGATTTCGACGCTCGCACCGACACCCTCGTCCAACTACTGGGAGAGGGCACGGTCGACCTGACCGCTTTCGACCTCGCCACCATCCGGCAGAAGCACCCGAAGGTGGTCAGGGCGCCGCTCGTCAAGGTGTGGAAGCAGTGTCGCGAGCGCCGGGAATCGTTCCTCGCCGAGCTGGCCGAAATGCTGACCGAACGGCTACCGGTGATGGTCGCCGCCGCTTGGCTCCGCACCAACGACCGCTCGGAGCAGGACACCAAACATCGCAAGTACGCCAGGTTCGTCGAAATCGCGGTACGGGAGTTCCAGCCGATAGAACAACTCGAGGAGTGGGACATCCGGTACCTGGCCGGCATCCACGTGCTCCCCAGGTTCCTCGACCTGGTCTGGGAGGGCGAAAACCCCACCTCGGCAGCCAGGAAAGTCGCTGCTCAGCAAGCCAAGTGGGCACGTCGAGCGGTCGACACGTTGTCAGACTCAGATAAGGCCGACGAGAGATGGTCAACTCTCCCGGACCGCGTCCATGAGGTGTGGACCACCACCGCGCTGCTTTGGATCGGCCTTCTCGACGGAATCTGCGCCGCGAACCACGGTGAGACCTTCGCCCTGTTCCACGAGGACCAGCTCCCGGTGCCAACGTACGCGTTCCATCGGCTGTTCCCCTGCGCCCGAATCAGGACAACCACCTTCACCTGGCTCGCTGGAGCCATACCCGCGATCTTCCGGCTGTGCCTGAAGGAGCGCACACGCGGCTTGAACGGCATCGAAGTGGACCCCGAAGATTCCTTCGTCTACGACCACAAGAGACCCGCCTTGTTCCTGAAAAACCTGTTCACATTGCACGGGTTTCCGGAGTTGGCTCGTTGTGTGGAAAACGTGGCGGCGGACCCACCTCGGCACCCTCCGTTCGACGCAAGCAAAATCGACGACTACTTCCGAGGTTTCGGCTACGGCTTGAATGACTACGGGCTCGCCCCCGCGGACTGCCGCTATGCAGCTCAGCTGGCACAGGGGGATCGGCGAATTCGCAAGGGTTGGCTCGCCGGTATCCACGACGAGCCGAACGAACCCACCATCTCCGTGGGAGGCCTGCCCATCGAGGTAGTTCGCTTGCTGGAAAAGGGGAACGCCGCCCAACTGTTGTCCGCGATCCAGTTGCACGTCCGGCGAGACCAGCTGGCCACCGTGCGGGCGGCCGTCCGGCGGCCCGGCGCCCTGGAGCGGGAGATCCAGGCCGCGCTGAGCGACGCGTGGTGGATGTTCGGGGGTGAGTTCGTCGGCGAAGCAGCACGGCGCCGCTTGGTGGCCACGGCCGAACTCGACATCCCGCTGCTCCAGCCGGATGGGGTTCTCCACGTCGTGGAGTTGAAGCGAGCCGACGTCCCGGTTGTGCGAAATCATCGCAATGGCCTCATTGTCGGAGCCGTGGTACACGAAGCCGTCGGCCAGACGATGAACTACTTGACCTTGCTCGACGAACAGCGCACGAGCTTGCAAATCGAGTTCGGTATCGACACCCGCCGCGCGAGCGCGACCGTGGTCGTCGGCCACCCCGGGTTCCAGCAGAATCTTTCTGCCGCGGAGATCCACGAGACGTTGCGCATCTTCAACAGCCATCTCAGCCGAGTCGAAGTCATTACCTACCAGCAACTACTCGACCGGGCGGAACGGGTGCTCGATCTGGTGGGAAAGCCGGACGGGGTGCCTGCCGCTGAAGCAGGCACCCCGTCCGGGAGCGTGACTCAGCTGCAGCCCGAGGTGGCGCCGCAGCCTTCGCAGGCGTAG
- the lexA gene encoding transcriptional repressor LexA, with protein sequence MPALREPEDSDESLTVRQSQVLEVIRAWVDRFGYPPSVREIGEAVGLNSTSSVSHQLRALQRKGYLRRDANRPRAVGVLAADAEPGTPIEQMPKPAYVPLVGRIAAGGPVLAEQSIEDVYPLPKDIVGEGDVFLLSVTGDSMVDAAITDGDWVVVRQQPTANNGEIVAAMIDGEATVKTYKLKDGHVWLMPHNEAYEPIPGDDATILGKVVAVLRRL encoded by the coding sequence ATACCCGCGCTGCGTGAACCCGAGGACTCGGACGAGAGCTTGACCGTCCGGCAGTCGCAGGTCCTCGAAGTGATCCGGGCCTGGGTCGACCGCTTCGGCTACCCGCCGAGCGTGCGCGAGATCGGCGAGGCGGTCGGCCTCAACTCGACCTCCTCGGTCTCCCACCAGCTGCGTGCCCTGCAGCGCAAGGGCTACCTGCGCCGCGACGCGAACCGCCCGCGCGCGGTGGGCGTGCTGGCCGCGGACGCCGAGCCGGGCACGCCGATCGAGCAGATGCCCAAGCCGGCCTACGTACCGCTGGTCGGCCGGATCGCCGCCGGTGGCCCGGTGCTGGCCGAGCAGTCCATCGAGGACGTCTACCCGCTGCCGAAGGACATCGTCGGCGAGGGTGACGTCTTCCTGCTCAGCGTCACCGGTGACTCGATGGTCGACGCGGCCATCACCGACGGCGACTGGGTGGTGGTGCGCCAGCAGCCGACCGCGAACAACGGCGAGATCGTGGCCGCGATGATCGACGGCGAAGCCACCGTGAAGACCTACAAGCTCAAGGACGGGCACGTCTGGCTGATGCCGCACAACGAGGCGTACGAACCGATCCCCGGTGACGACGCCACGATCCTCGGCAAGGTGGTGGCGGTACTGCGCAGGCTCTAG
- a CDS encoding HNH endonuclease produces the protein MDVSHKQIVDYWAAVEDESGLAVDWAEAHERCWRCGYRSRLERCHIIPDSLGGRASPDNLVLLCGRCHREAPNHAEPEYMWRWLRATCVPLYDTYWTIRGTAEFEVMFGRKPLECLLAAGIAVDELTDGFRAVLKDEFARAVIHFGEGRLNPSTIACIMAEAERKLAHHHGVTLPDEPVTRANQWMFGARS, from the coding sequence ATGGACGTCAGCCACAAGCAGATTGTCGACTACTGGGCGGCGGTCGAGGACGAATCCGGCCTGGCCGTCGACTGGGCTGAAGCCCACGAACGGTGCTGGCGCTGCGGGTATCGGTCCCGCCTGGAGAGATGCCACATCATCCCCGACTCGCTCGGCGGACGCGCTTCGCCGGACAACCTCGTGTTGCTGTGCGGCCGATGCCACCGCGAGGCACCGAACCATGCGGAACCCGAGTACATGTGGCGGTGGTTGCGAGCCACCTGTGTTCCCTTATACGACACCTACTGGACGATCCGCGGCACAGCGGAATTCGAGGTCATGTTCGGCAGGAAACCACTCGAATGCCTGTTGGCGGCCGGAATCGCCGTCGACGAACTGACAGATGGGTTCCGCGCCGTGCTGAAAGACGAGTTCGCCAGGGCGGTCATCCACTTCGGCGAAGGTCGCCTCAACCCGTCCACCATCGCCTGCATCATGGCCGAAGCCGAGAGGAAGCTGGCACATCACCATGGCGTCACCCTCCCGGACGAACCAGTGACCCGGGCAAACCAGTGGATGTTTGGTGCTCGCTCGTGA
- a CDS encoding LysM peptidoglycan-binding domain-containing protein: MSVLVDVSDVRGVVVRRGVLIDENVTVGEAVDSVEAPVAPPVRSARRGRVRGEVRRPPTRPRVVAGLRAAPDTRCTPVRRAVRWPWLAALAVAVGVVVAGFGLLADAMTAPVPSQTAVVSVAPGETLWDVAERMAPSSDGAAVVDRIRDLNRLDERGLVPGLPLEVPTEAHTN; encoded by the coding sequence ATGTCGGTGCTGGTCGACGTGAGCGACGTGCGGGGAGTGGTGGTCAGGCGCGGGGTCCTGATCGACGAGAACGTGACGGTCGGGGAGGCCGTGGATTCGGTGGAGGCGCCCGTCGCACCACCGGTCCGGTCCGCCCGCCGGGGCAGGGTCAGGGGCGAGGTCCGCCGCCCGCCGACGCGGCCGCGCGTGGTCGCCGGATTGCGTGCCGCGCCGGACACCCGGTGCACCCCGGTCCGGCGGGCGGTGCGCTGGCCGTGGCTGGCCGCGCTGGCGGTGGCCGTCGGCGTGGTGGTGGCCGGCTTCGGCCTGCTGGCCGACGCGATGACCGCGCCGGTGCCGTCGCAGACCGCGGTGGTCTCGGTCGCGCCGGGGGAGACGCTGTGGGATGTGGCCGAGCGGATGGCGCCGAGCAGCGATGGCGCCGCCGTGGTCGACCGCATCCGTGACCTGAACCGCCTGGACGAGCGCGGCCTCGTGCCAGGCCTGCCCCTCGAAGTCCCCACCGAAGCCCACACGAACTGA
- a CDS encoding adenosylcobalamin-dependent ribonucleoside-diphosphate reductase, with the protein MTETVGTGADAVEQRQPGRLGIRRVFTTEGVHPYAEVEWEQRDVVMTNWRDGTVNFEQRGVEFPAFWSVNATNIVTSKYFRGAVGTPQRERSLKQLIDRVVGTYVRAGTEHGYFATPADAEIFEHELTWMLLHQVFSFNSPVWFNVGTASKQQVSACLPYHALVSTPTGLVPIGELVDTDAVGAKVYDGHGVTGVVATKANGRKNVHRVHTKAGYTLDVTADHLVWKATSATGGEFVEAGTLRPGDQLDWHRVRSFGEREIDQREIAEAALAGWLQSDGFVGRYEGTNRSLTIEAMTVNDAELAWVTDALDRVFPGAHRHERSVVTKDEGLDCRRTRLCGNHLQSFVDAWSLRTRGAAMTVPARLYTAPLPVVAAYLRSLFQAEGYVSDRERSTLVGMDMICEQLVRGVQNLLLRFGIFSRVAKKADPRPNRHGCWSLRIQNRGDWEIFAAEIGFVDERKSAKLEASLERPGRPAKPTKRLEIARIEDLGPMEVYDIQTDSGEFLAGNLRVHNCFILAVDDSMESILNWYREEGLIFKGGSGAGLNLSRIRSSKELLSSGGTASGPVSFMRGADASAGTIKSGGATRRAAKMVVLDVDHPDVEEFIETKAREEQKIRVLRDAGFDMDLSGADISSVQYQNANNSVRVSDEFMQAVEADTTFGLRARQTGEVVTEVEAKKLFRSMAQAAWECADPGIQYDDTINDWHTCPESGRITASNPCSEYMHLDNSSCNLASLNLLKFLGEDGTFDANRFARAVEFVITAMDISICFADFPTEPIGDTTRKFRQLGIGYANLGALLMAMGHAYDSDGGRALAAAITSLMTGVSYRRSAELAGVVGPYEGYARNAEAHQRVMRKHAAANELIRTYHTTDAAVRKLASEEWHRGIKIGTEHGWRNAQASVLAPTGCLTADTLVTTDRGLARLSELGEVYGDRWQDVDFTVATDEGPRRATRFFVNGEEPTRRLVTAGGYRIQGTLAHRVKVVENGAWVWKRLADVRSGDVLPLQLGGLVGEPRRVAMPVLDQACEGDRTTVVPGFVDEDLAELAGYFMGEGSLHAEGLRFRVADADLDVVERLRVLGKGLFGVEATVTPAAGHQEVLFASVRLANWWRAAGFAKDLPGTDHTGNGWTPRVPAAIRETNDVTVYAAFLRGLFEADGTVLEGVPSVSTASETFAEDIRSMMLTLRLATTTREITSGRGGAQYQVRVRDVDHAPAFDEVVGFIGERKSRAVVAVEPRTSAKRDLVFLPAERWNSLVPPGHEDRDAVLQSLRKTGGVARRLASRLFAETLDEQLGHALGYLFETVAANEDGGVRPTYDLSVPENVTYVANGFVSHNTIGFMMDCDTTGIEPDFSLVKFKKLVGGGSMQIVNQTVPRALSVLGYQGEQAEAIVEYIAQHGHVVDAPGLRPEHYEVFDCAVGERAIAAMGHVRMMAAVQPFLSGAISKTVNMPESATVADVEEIYFQGWKLGLKALAIYRDNCKVGQPLSTAKSDKPAEAPQVEYRPVRKRLPKKRPSQTVSFTVGGAEGYLHAGSYPDDGLGEIFIKLGKQGSTLAGVMDAFSMSISVGLQYGIPLEFYISKFSNLRFEPAGMTDDPDVRIATSVLDYLFRRLALDYLPYEKRSQLGIFTAEERAAQADTDYGTATAEPPGVDLDELRSSVYAEEAEPESERKPQTSAELMELHLGKVADAPLCMTCGTKMRPAGSCYACEGCGATSGCS; encoded by the coding sequence ATGACCGAAACCGTGGGAACCGGCGCGGACGCCGTTGAGCAGCGGCAACCCGGCCGGCTCGGCATCCGCCGCGTGTTCACCACCGAGGGCGTGCACCCGTACGCCGAGGTGGAGTGGGAACAACGCGACGTCGTGATGACGAACTGGCGCGACGGCACGGTGAACTTCGAGCAGCGCGGCGTGGAGTTCCCCGCGTTCTGGTCGGTGAACGCCACCAACATCGTGACCAGCAAGTACTTCCGCGGCGCGGTCGGCACCCCGCAGCGCGAGCGCAGCCTGAAGCAGCTGATCGACCGCGTGGTCGGCACCTACGTCCGCGCCGGTACCGAGCACGGCTACTTCGCCACCCCGGCCGACGCCGAGATCTTCGAGCACGAGCTCACCTGGATGCTGCTGCACCAGGTGTTCAGCTTCAACTCCCCGGTCTGGTTCAACGTCGGCACCGCTTCGAAGCAGCAGGTCTCGGCTTGCCTGCCGTACCACGCCCTGGTCAGTACACCCACCGGGCTGGTGCCGATCGGGGAACTGGTGGACACGGACGCGGTCGGGGCGAAGGTCTACGACGGACACGGCGTCACCGGCGTGGTGGCCACCAAGGCCAACGGCCGCAAGAACGTCCACCGGGTGCACACCAAGGCCGGGTACACGCTGGACGTCACCGCCGATCACCTGGTCTGGAAGGCGACGAGTGCCACCGGCGGCGAGTTCGTCGAAGCGGGCACGCTGCGCCCGGGGGACCAGCTCGACTGGCACCGGGTCCGCTCGTTCGGTGAGCGGGAGATCGATCAGCGCGAGATCGCCGAAGCGGCGCTGGCGGGTTGGCTGCAGTCCGATGGGTTCGTCGGACGCTACGAGGGCACGAACCGGTCCCTGACCATCGAGGCGATGACCGTCAACGACGCGGAGCTCGCCTGGGTGACCGACGCCCTCGACCGGGTGTTCCCGGGAGCGCACCGCCACGAACGGTCAGTGGTCACCAAAGACGAGGGACTGGACTGTCGTCGCACCCGGCTCTGCGGCAACCATCTCCAGTCCTTTGTGGATGCTTGGAGCCTGCGTACCCGCGGTGCGGCCATGACGGTCCCGGCGCGCCTGTACACCGCGCCGCTGCCCGTGGTGGCCGCGTACCTGCGTAGCCTGTTCCAGGCCGAGGGCTATGTCTCGGATCGCGAGCGGTCCACTTTGGTCGGCATGGACATGATCTGCGAGCAACTGGTCCGCGGGGTGCAGAACCTCCTGCTGCGCTTCGGCATCTTCTCGCGGGTGGCGAAGAAGGCCGACCCCCGGCCGAACCGGCACGGCTGCTGGTCGCTGCGGATCCAGAACCGGGGTGACTGGGAGATCTTCGCGGCGGAGATCGGCTTCGTCGACGAGCGCAAGTCGGCGAAGCTCGAGGCGAGCCTGGAACGGCCGGGCAGGCCCGCCAAGCCGACCAAGCGGCTGGAGATCGCGCGCATCGAGGACCTCGGGCCGATGGAGGTCTACGACATCCAGACCGACAGCGGGGAGTTCCTTGCCGGGAACCTTCGCGTGCACAACTGCTTCATCCTCGCCGTGGACGACTCGATGGAGTCGATCCTGAACTGGTACCGCGAAGAGGGCCTGATCTTCAAGGGCGGCTCCGGCGCGGGCCTGAACCTGTCGCGCATCCGGTCGTCGAAGGAACTGCTGTCCTCCGGTGGCACGGCGTCCGGCCCGGTTTCGTTCATGCGTGGCGCCGACGCCTCCGCGGGCACCATCAAGTCGGGCGGGGCCACCCGCCGGGCGGCGAAGATGGTGGTGCTCGACGTCGACCACCCCGACGTCGAAGAGTTCATCGAGACCAAGGCCAGGGAAGAGCAGAAGATCCGCGTCCTGCGTGACGCCGGGTTCGACATGGACCTGTCCGGTGCCGACATCTCCTCCGTGCAGTACCAGAACGCCAACAACTCGGTGCGCGTGTCCGACGAGTTCATGCAGGCGGTCGAGGCCGACACCACCTTCGGCCTGCGCGCCAGGCAGACCGGCGAGGTGGTCACCGAGGTCGAGGCGAAGAAGCTGTTCCGCTCGATGGCGCAGGCGGCCTGGGAGTGCGCCGACCCCGGCATCCAGTACGACGACACCATCAACGACTGGCACACCTGCCCCGAGTCCGGCCGGATCACCGCGTCCAACCCGTGCTCGGAGTACATGCACCTGGACAACTCCAGCTGCAACCTGGCTTCGCTGAACCTGCTGAAGTTCCTCGGCGAGGACGGCACCTTCGACGCCAACCGGTTCGCCCGCGCGGTCGAGTTCGTGATCACCGCGATGGACATCTCCATCTGCTTCGCCGACTTTCCGACCGAGCCGATCGGTGACACCACGCGGAAGTTCCGCCAGCTCGGCATCGGCTACGCCAACCTCGGCGCGCTGCTGATGGCGATGGGCCACGCCTACGACTCCGACGGCGGCCGCGCGCTCGCGGCGGCGATCACCTCGCTGATGACCGGCGTGTCCTACCGCCGCTCCGCCGAACTGGCCGGTGTGGTCGGCCCGTACGAGGGTTACGCGCGCAACGCCGAGGCGCACCAGCGGGTGATGCGCAAGCACGCCGCCGCGAACGAGCTCATCCGCACCTACCACACCACCGACGCCGCCGTGCGCAAGCTCGCCTCCGAGGAGTGGCACCGCGGCATCAAGATCGGCACCGAGCACGGCTGGCGCAACGCCCAGGCGAGCGTGCTCGCCCCGACCGGCTGCCTGACCGCCGACACCTTGGTGACCACCGACCGCGGGCTCGCCCGGCTGTCCGAGCTGGGCGAGGTGTACGGCGATCGCTGGCAGGACGTCGACTTCACCGTCGCGACCGACGAAGGACCGCGCCGGGCGACCAGGTTCTTCGTCAACGGCGAGGAGCCGACCCGGCGGCTGGTCACCGCGGGCGGGTACCGGATCCAGGGCACCCTCGCCCACCGGGTGAAGGTGGTCGAGAACGGAGCCTGGGTGTGGAAGCGGCTCGCCGATGTGCGCTCCGGTGACGTCCTGCCGCTGCAACTGGGCGGGCTGGTCGGCGAACCGCGCCGGGTGGCGATGCCGGTGCTGGACCAGGCCTGTGAGGGCGACCGGACCACGGTGGTCCCCGGCTTCGTCGACGAGGACCTGGCCGAACTGGCCGGTTACTTCATGGGCGAGGGAAGCCTGCACGCCGAGGGGCTTCGGTTCCGCGTCGCGGACGCCGATCTCGACGTGGTCGAGCGACTTCGGGTACTGGGCAAGGGGCTGTTCGGGGTGGAGGCCACGGTCACCCCGGCCGCCGGTCACCAGGAGGTGTTGTTCGCTTCCGTGCGCCTGGCCAACTGGTGGCGGGCGGCCGGGTTCGCCAAGGACCTGCCCGGCACCGATCACACCGGCAACGGCTGGACGCCACGCGTGCCCGCCGCGATCCGCGAGACGAACGACGTGACCGTGTACGCGGCGTTCCTGCGTGGTTTGTTCGAGGCGGACGGCACGGTTCTCGAAGGCGTGCCGAGCGTGAGCACGGCGTCGGAGACCTTTGCCGAAGACATCCGCTCGATGATGCTGACCCTGCGCCTGGCGACGACCACGCGGGAGATCACCAGCGGCCGGGGCGGTGCCCAGTACCAGGTGCGGGTGCGCGACGTCGACCACGCACCGGCGTTCGACGAGGTGGTCGGCTTCATCGGTGAGCGCAAGTCGCGCGCGGTGGTGGCGGTGGAACCGCGCACGTCCGCGAAGCGCGACCTGGTCTTCCTGCCCGCCGAGCGCTGGAACTCGCTGGTGCCGCCGGGGCACGAGGACCGCGACGCGGTGCTCCAGTCACTGCGGAAGACGGGCGGGGTGGCCAGGAGGCTGGCGTCGCGGCTGTTCGCCGAGACGCTCGACGAGCAGTTGGGGCACGCGCTCGGCTACCTCTTCGAAACGGTGGCGGCAAATGAGGACGGCGGGGTGCGGCCGACCTACGACCTGTCCGTGCCGGAGAACGTCACCTACGTCGCGAACGGGTTTGTCAGCCACAACACCATCGGCTTCATGATGGACTGCGACACGACCGGGATCGAGCCGGACTTTTCGCTGGTGAAGTTCAAGAAGCTGGTCGGCGGCGGCTCGATGCAGATCGTGAACCAGACGGTGCCGCGCGCGCTGTCCGTGCTGGGGTACCAGGGCGAGCAGGCCGAGGCGATCGTCGAGTACATCGCGCAGCACGGGCACGTGGTGGACGCGCCGGGGTTGCGGCCGGAGCACTACGAGGTGTTCGACTGCGCGGTCGGCGAGCGTGCCATCGCGGCGATGGGTCACGTGCGGATGATGGCCGCGGTGCAGCCGTTCCTGTCCGGCGCCATCTCGAAGACGGTGAACATGCCGGAGTCGGCGACCGTCGCCGACGTCGAGGAGATCTACTTCCAGGGCTGGAAACTCGGCCTGAAAGCGCTGGCGATCTACCGCGACAACTGCAAGGTCGGCCAGCCGCTGTCCACCGCCAAGTCGGACAAGCCCGCCGAGGCACCCCAGGTCGAGTACCGCCCGGTCCGCAAGCGCCTGCCGAAGAAACGCCCCAGCCAGACGGTTTCGTTCACCGTGGGCGGTGCCGAGGGCTACCTGCACGCGGGGTCCTATCCGGACGACGGGCTCGGCGAGATCTTCATCAAGCTCGGCAAGCAGGGGTCCACGCTGGCCGGGGTGATGGACGCGTTCTCCATGTCCATTTCGGTCGGCCTGCAGTACGGGATCCCGCTGGAGTTCTACATTTCGAAGTTCTCCAACCTGCGCTTCGAGCCGGCGGGCATGACCGACGACCCGGACGTGCGGATCGCCACCAGCGTGCTCGACTACCTGTTCCGGCGCCTCGCACTGGACTACCTGCCGTACGAAAAGCGTTCGCAGCTCGGCATCTTCACCGCCGAGGAACGCGCGGCACAGGCCGACACCGACTACGGCACGGCCACCGCCGAGCCGCCAGGGGTCGATCTCGACGAGTTGCGCAGCAGCGTCTACGCCGAGGAAGCCGAGCCGGAAAGCGAACGGAAGCCGCAGACCTCCGCCGAGCTGATGGAACTGCACCTCGGCAAGGTGGCCGATGCGCCGCTCTGCATGACCTGCGGCACCAAGATGCGACCGGCCGGCTCGTGCTACGCCTGCGAAGGCTGCGGCGCCACCTCGGGCTGCAGCTGA